Proteins encoded in a region of the Streptomyces violaceoruber genome:
- a CDS encoding glycoside hydrolase family 48 protein — protein MHSGHRPGRRTARRWWTAALAALALPLTMLGTGSTPAQAAALQCSVDYKTNDWGAGFTAELTLTNHGTDAIDGWTLTYSYAGNQKLTNGWNGTWSQSGPDVTVKNASYNARIAAGAAVSTGGQFTYSGSNAAPANFAVNGTSCVGAHQPPITVLTSPEAGAVYSRGEAVPLAATAAAADGATISKVEFYDDATLLGTDTSSPYTYSASGLTVGSHSLVAKAYDSMGASADSTPVGVTVAAGPTVVASPSQLGVQQGESGTYEVKLSEQPTANVTVTTSRASGNTGLTLTGGASLTFTPSNWDTAQRVTVSADASGSGSAVFESTAPGHGKAAVTVTQLAAAKDYDARFLELYGKITDPANGYFSPEGIPYHSVETLIVEAPDHGHETTSEAYSYLLWLQAMYGKVTGDWSKFNNAWEIMETYMIPTHADQPTNSSYNASKPATYAPELDTPNEYPAPLDGTVSVGSDPIAGELKSAYGTDDVYGMHWLQDVDNTYGYGNSPGKCEAGPSDTGPSYINTFQRGAQESVWETVPQPTCDAFKYGGKNGYLDLFTGDASYAKQWKFTNAPDADARAVQAAYWADIWAGEQGKSDEISATLDKAAKMGDYLRYAMFDKYFKKVGNCVGPSACPAGTGKDSSHYLLSWYYAWGGAVDTSAGWAWRIGSSHTHGGYQNPLAAYALSTDADLKPKSATGQSDWAKSLDRQVEFYRWLQSDEGAIAGGATNSWAGRYATPPAGTPTFYGMYYDEKPVYHDPPSNQWFGFQAWSMERVAEYYQQSGDAGAKAVLDKWVDWALSETTVNPDGTFRIPSTLQWSGQPDTWNASSPGANGDLHVEVADYTNDVGVAAAYAKTLTYYADRSGDTEAASTAKALLDGMWENNQDALGIAVPETRADYNRFDDGIYVPSGWSGTMPNGDTVDASSTFASIRSFYQDDPAWSKIESYLRGGAAPTFTYHRFWAQADIALAMGSYAELLE, from the coding sequence ATGCACTCAGGACACAGACCCGGACGCCGCACCGCGCGGCGCTGGTGGACCGCCGCGCTGGCGGCGCTCGCACTCCCCCTCACGATGCTGGGCACAGGTTCAACTCCGGCCCAGGCGGCCGCACTTCAGTGCAGCGTCGACTACAAGACCAACGACTGGGGCGCCGGCTTCACCGCGGAGCTGACGCTGACCAACCACGGCACCGACGCCATCGACGGCTGGACGCTGACCTACTCCTACGCGGGCAACCAGAAGCTCACGAACGGCTGGAACGGAACCTGGTCCCAGTCCGGGCCGGACGTCACCGTGAAGAACGCGTCGTACAACGCGCGGATCGCCGCCGGGGCCGCCGTCTCCACCGGCGGGCAGTTCACCTACAGCGGCAGCAACGCCGCGCCGGCGAACTTCGCGGTCAACGGCACCTCGTGCGTGGGCGCGCACCAGCCGCCGATCACCGTGCTGACCAGCCCCGAGGCGGGCGCCGTGTACTCGCGGGGCGAGGCGGTTCCGCTGGCGGCGACGGCGGCCGCCGCCGACGGCGCCACGATCAGCAAGGTGGAGTTCTACGACGACGCCACCCTGCTGGGCACCGACACCAGCTCGCCCTACACGTACTCCGCCTCCGGTTTGACCGTGGGCAGTCATTCTCTGGTGGCGAAGGCCTACGACAGCATGGGTGCCTCCGCGGACTCGACCCCGGTCGGCGTCACGGTGGCCGCGGGACCGACCGTGGTCGCTTCTCCAAGTCAACTGGGTGTCCAGCAGGGCGAGTCGGGGACGTACGAGGTCAAGCTGTCGGAGCAGCCGACGGCGAACGTGACCGTCACGACCTCCCGCGCGAGCGGCAACACGGGCCTGACCCTGACCGGCGGCGCGAGCCTCACCTTCACCCCGTCGAACTGGGACACCGCCCAGCGGGTGACCGTCTCGGCGGACGCCTCCGGCAGCGGCTCGGCGGTCTTCGAGTCGACGGCCCCGGGCCACGGCAAGGCCGCGGTCACCGTGACCCAGCTGGCGGCGGCGAAGGACTACGACGCCCGCTTCCTGGAGCTGTACGGCAAGATCACCGACCCGGCGAACGGCTACTTCTCACCGGAGGGCATCCCCTACCACTCGGTGGAGACCCTCATCGTCGAGGCGCCCGACCACGGCCACGAGACCACGTCGGAGGCGTACAGCTATCTGCTGTGGCTCCAGGCCATGTACGGCAAGGTGACCGGCGACTGGTCGAAGTTCAACAACGCCTGGGAGATCATGGAGACGTACATGATCCCCACCCACGCCGACCAGCCGACCAACTCCTCCTACAACGCCTCCAAGCCGGCCACCTACGCGCCCGAGCTGGACACGCCGAACGAGTACCCGGCGCCGCTGGACGGCACCGTGTCGGTGGGCTCCGACCCGATCGCCGGTGAGCTGAAGTCGGCGTACGGCACGGACGACGTGTACGGCATGCACTGGCTCCAGGACGTCGACAACACCTACGGCTACGGCAACTCGCCCGGCAAGTGCGAGGCGGGCCCCTCCGACACCGGTCCGTCCTACATCAACACCTTCCAGCGCGGTGCGCAGGAGTCGGTGTGGGAGACGGTGCCGCAGCCGACCTGCGACGCCTTCAAGTACGGCGGCAAGAACGGCTACCTGGACCTGTTCACCGGTGACGCCTCCTACGCCAAGCAGTGGAAGTTCACCAACGCCCCGGACGCCGACGCGCGCGCCGTGCAGGCCGCGTACTGGGCGGACATCTGGGCCGGGGAGCAGGGCAAGAGCGACGAGATCTCCGCGACCCTGGACAAGGCCGCGAAGATGGGCGACTACCTGCGCTACGCCATGTTCGACAAGTACTTCAAGAAGGTCGGCAACTGCGTCGGGCCGTCGGCCTGCCCGGCCGGGACCGGCAAGGACTCCTCGCACTACCTGCTGTCCTGGTACTACGCCTGGGGCGGCGCGGTGGACACCTCGGCGGGCTGGGCCTGGCGCATCGGCTCCAGCCACACCCACGGCGGCTACCAGAACCCGCTGGCCGCGTACGCGCTGAGCACCGACGCCGACCTGAAGCCGAAGTCGGCGACGGGCCAGTCCGACTGGGCCAAGTCGCTGGACCGGCAGGTGGAGTTCTACCGCTGGCTGCAGTCCGACGAGGGTGCCATCGCGGGCGGCGCGACCAACAGCTGGGCGGGCCGGTACGCGACGCCGCCGGCCGGTACGCCGACCTTCTACGGCATGTACTACGACGAGAAGCCGGTGTACCACGACCCGCCGTCCAACCAGTGGTTCGGCTTCCAGGCGTGGTCGATGGAGCGGGTCGCCGAGTACTACCAGCAGAGCGGTGACGCCGGTGCCAAGGCGGTCCTGGACAAGTGGGTCGACTGGGCGCTGTCGGAGACGACCGTCAACCCGGACGGCACGTTCCGGATCCCCTCGACGCTCCAGTGGTCGGGGCAGCCCGACACCTGGAACGCCTCGTCGCCGGGTGCCAACGGCGACCTGCACGTCGAGGTGGCGGACTACACCAACGACGTCGGTGTGGCGGCGGCGTACGCCAAGACCCTGACGTACTACGCCGACCGCTCGGGCGACACCGAGGCGGCCTCGACCGCCAAGGCGCTGCTCGACGGCATGTGGGAGAACAACCAGGACGCGCTCGGCATCGCCGTCCCGGAGACCCGCGCCGACTACAACCGGTTCGACGACGGGATCTACGTCCCGAGCGGCTGGAGCGGCACCATGCCGAACGGCGACACGGTCGACGCGTCGTCGACCTTCGCCTCGATCCGCTCCTTCTACCAGGACGACCCGGCCTGGTCGAAGATCGAGAGCTATCTCCGAGGCGGTGCCGCGCCCACGTTCACGTACCACCGGTTCTGGGCCCAGGCGGACATAGCCCTCGCCATGGGTTCGTACGCGGAGCTACTGGAATAG
- a CDS encoding xyloglucanase, giving the protein MRRTRILTVLLALAAGLLAGSPPAASAAEPAPRAAVAADSYTWKNARIDGGGFVPGIVFNRTEKDLAYARTDIGGAYRWQEESHTWTPLLDHVGWDDWGHTGVVALASDAVDPDRVYAAVGTYTNDWDPTNGAVLRSADRGASWEKTDLPFKLGGNMPGRGMGERLAVDPHDNDVLYLGAPSGHGLWRSTDAGVTWSEVTAFPNPGNYAQDPNDTSGYASDNQGITWVTFDESTGGGAGTATRTLYVGVADKENAVYRSTDAGATWERLAGQPTGYLAHKGVLDAENGYLYLAYSDTGGPYDGGKGRLYRYATATGTWTDISPAAEADTYYGFSGLTVDRQRPGTVMATAYSSWWPDTQIFRSTDSGATWSQAWSYTSYPDRENRYTMDVSSSPWLTWGANPAPPEQTPKLGWMTEALEIDPFDSDRMMYGTGATVYGTENLTNWDAEGGTFAVEPMVRGLEETAVNDLASPPSGAPLLSALGDVGGFRHTSLTEVPSMMYTSPNFTSTTSLDFAETKPDVVVRAGNLDSGPHIAFSTDNGANWFGGTDPSGVSGGGTVAAGADGSRFVWSPEGAGVQYTTGFGTSWQASTGLPAGAIVESDRVNPATFYGFKSGRFYVSTDGGATFTASAATGLPAGDGVRFKALPGGEGDVWLAGGAADGPYGLWHSTDGGGTFTRLPGVDAADTVGFGKAAPGASYQTLFTSAEIGGVRGIFRSTDAGATWTRVNDDAHQWGWTGAAITGDPRVYGRVYVATNGRGVIYGDTSDTGGGTDPGPGPDPTPTGACEVTYTVTNQWPGGFQADVRLTNTGTSAWNGWSLDWSFPGGQEVTRMWNAEHTQAGTSVTARNVGWNAGVAPGASVGFGFTGSRSGTNAEPEGFAVAGRACPTAT; this is encoded by the coding sequence GTGCGAAGAACCCGGATCCTCACCGTGCTGCTGGCCCTCGCGGCCGGTCTGCTGGCGGGCAGTCCGCCCGCGGCGTCGGCCGCCGAGCCGGCGCCGCGGGCGGCCGTCGCCGCCGACAGCTACACCTGGAAGAACGCCCGTATCGACGGCGGCGGTTTCGTCCCCGGCATCGTCTTCAACCGGACCGAGAAGGACCTGGCCTACGCCCGCACCGACATCGGAGGCGCCTACCGCTGGCAGGAGGAGTCCCACACCTGGACGCCGCTCCTCGACCACGTCGGCTGGGACGACTGGGGGCACACGGGCGTGGTCGCTCTCGCCTCCGACGCCGTCGATCCGGACCGGGTCTACGCGGCGGTCGGCACGTACACCAACGACTGGGACCCGACCAACGGCGCGGTGCTGCGCTCCGCCGACCGGGGCGCGAGCTGGGAGAAGACGGACCTGCCGTTCAAACTGGGCGGCAACATGCCCGGCCGCGGCATGGGTGAGCGCCTGGCCGTCGACCCGCACGACAACGACGTGCTGTACCTGGGCGCCCCCAGCGGCCACGGACTGTGGCGGTCCACCGACGCGGGCGTCACCTGGTCCGAGGTGACGGCCTTCCCGAACCCCGGGAACTACGCGCAGGACCCGAACGACACGTCCGGCTACGCCTCCGACAACCAGGGCATCACCTGGGTCACCTTCGACGAGTCGACGGGCGGCGGCGCGGGCACGGCCACGCGGACCCTCTACGTCGGGGTCGCGGACAAGGAGAACGCCGTCTACCGCTCGACCGACGCGGGCGCGACCTGGGAGCGGCTCGCCGGGCAGCCGACGGGTTACCTGGCCCACAAGGGTGTGCTGGACGCGGAGAACGGCTACCTGTACCTCGCCTACAGCGACACCGGCGGCCCGTACGACGGCGGCAAGGGCCGGCTGTACCGGTACGCGACGGCGACCGGCACCTGGACGGACATCAGCCCGGCCGCGGAGGCGGACACCTACTACGGCTTCAGCGGCCTGACCGTCGACCGGCAGCGGCCGGGGACGGTGATGGCGACCGCGTACAGCTCGTGGTGGCCGGACACGCAGATCTTCCGCTCGACGGACAGCGGCGCGACATGGTCCCAGGCGTGGAGCTACACCTCGTACCCGGACCGCGAGAACCGCTACACGATGGACGTCTCCTCGTCGCCCTGGCTCACCTGGGGCGCGAACCCGGCGCCGCCCGAGCAGACCCCGAAGCTGGGCTGGATGACGGAGGCTCTGGAGATCGACCCGTTCGACTCGGACCGGATGATGTACGGCACGGGCGCCACGGTCTACGGCACGGAGAACCTGACGAACTGGGACGCCGAGGGCGGCACATTCGCCGTCGAGCCGATGGTGCGGGGCCTGGAGGAGACGGCCGTCAACGACCTGGCCTCTCCCCCGTCGGGTGCCCCGCTGCTCAGCGCCCTGGGTGACGTCGGCGGCTTCCGGCACACCAGCCTGACCGAGGTCCCGTCGATGATGTACACCTCGCCGAACTTCACCTCGACGACGAGCCTGGACTTCGCGGAGACGAAGCCGGACGTCGTGGTCCGGGCGGGCAATCTCGACTCCGGTCCGCACATCGCGTTCTCCACGGACAACGGCGCCAACTGGTTCGGCGGCACCGACCCGTCCGGGGTGAGCGGCGGCGGCACGGTCGCGGCGGGCGCGGACGGCAGCCGCTTCGTGTGGAGCCCGGAGGGTGCCGGCGTGCAGTACACGACCGGCTTCGGTACGTCCTGGCAGGCGTCGACCGGCCTCCCGGCGGGCGCGATCGTCGAGTCGGACCGGGTGAACCCCGCGACCTTCTACGGCTTCAAGTCCGGGAGGTTCTACGTCAGTACGGACGGCGGCGCGACGTTCACCGCCTCGGCCGCGACCGGGCTGCCCGCAGGTGACGGCGTCCGCTTCAAGGCGCTGCCGGGCGGGGAGGGCGACGTCTGGCTGGCAGGCGGGGCGGCGGACGGCCCGTACGGCCTGTGGCACTCGACGGACGGCGGCGGGACCTTCACCAGGCTGCCCGGTGTCGACGCGGCGGACACCGTCGGCTTCGGCAAGGCGGCCCCGGGAGCGTCGTACCAGACCCTCTTCACCAGCGCGGAGATCGGCGGGGTGCGCGGCATCTTCCGCTCCACCGACGCGGGCGCGACCTGGACCCGGGTCAACGACGACGCCCACCAGTGGGGCTGGACCGGCGCCGCCATCACCGGCGACCCGCGGGTCTACGGCCGGGTGTACGTGGCGACCAACGGCCGCGGCGTGATCTACGGCGACACCTCGGACACGGGCGGGGGCACCGATCCGGGTCCCGGACCCGACCCCACCCCCACCGGCGCCTGCGAGGTGACGTACACGGTCACGAACCAGTGGCCGGGCGGCTTCCAGGCGGACGTCCGCCTCACCAACACCGGCACGTCGGCCTGGAACGGCTGGTCCCTCGACTGGTCCTTCCCCGGCGGCCAGGAGGTGACCCGGATGTGGAACGCCGAGCACACCCAGGCCGGTACGTCGGTGACGGCGAGGAACGTCGGCTGGAACGCCGGTGTGGCCCCCGGTGCCTCGGTCGGCTTCGGGTTCACCGGGAGCCGGTCGGGGACCAACGCGGAACCGGAGGGGTTCGCCGTCGCCGGACGCGCGTGCCCGACCGCTACGTGA